The sequence GTAATTGCAATATTCCATCTTTTACTTTTGCAAGTGTTGAGTAGTTGTGCTTAGTTGTGTTCTTCTGTTTGTTCTGGTTTGTGCTAACAAATGTATTTTGTTTCATGTATCACATCCAAATAGAATTATCTTGTGAGATGATTTTTTCCATGCTTATGCCGGTGTGCAAATGTTCagatatattttgatttttgatttataattttttgacaGGTTTGTTCAACAAAAGTTAGGGGGTCCATCTGTGTCAGAATATGAAAAGGTCCAGGCTGAATTATCAGAGTTGCAGAAAAAGTATAGCACACTTTTGGCAGCACACCAAGAAACCTGCACTGAGGTACTTTTCTAGATTTTGAATCCACCTGTACTTTGAGCTTAATCTAAGCATTGGCTAAGAGGCGTCGTTAAGTTTCAGACACCATATTGCCTATAGGGTGATAAACTGTGTTAATAATTTCATCAAATGCAGATGGATAGAGTTGTGAACTTAAGTATTAACATGTGAAGACAAGAAATAAGTATGACCCCTTCAGTATGCCTTACGATTACGTAGTTAATTGGGGAGAGATGGACAGAAATCATAGAAATATACAACTTAAGTTATGTTACATACTCATAGTGCAAACGACCTACTGACTCACCCTGCTATTTGTATGATCAATTGAGTAATAAAGTTAAAGTATTTGAAAGTGTAATAGTTGTGTAAAATTTGAATTGGAATCACAGAAAATATGAGTGTTTTGTCTCTTCAAAGTTGATTATAGATGGATTGCAGCACTGACGTGCATGTATCCATCTTGACCCCTCATTGTTTGCATTGCAGTACACCTCCTTATTTTCCAATGAAATTGGCAATATATCAATCTGAACTACTGTAATTCTTTTGGATTGTGGTCGGTTGAGTAATAAAAGATATCTGCTACACCAACTCATTAGATGACTATTAATATGTGGTATAGCTTTAGTAAACTAAGGCGTTCCCTGCGGTGGAATATTTGAGATATGTATGGTTGCATTTGCTTCTGATGTTCATTTGAACTGTGTATGCCCATTGCTCCCACTTTGTTATATAAGTCACCTAATTATGCGCTGTATTGCAGTTAGAGGGACTTAAGAGCTCACAAGTAGCTAACGTGGCACCAGTTTCTATCAAAGACAAAGAGACCACTGATGAGGAGGCCCTAAAGGAAAAGTTCTAAAAGAGCGGTGGAGGACTTTGTAAATTGCTAAGTTGAGCGAAACCTTTATTTCTTGTAAATATATCAAACAAAAGAACGGAGCCATGGTTCCCTGGCTGTTGTATCCACAGTACACGCCAGAACTTCATATTGTGGGTGTGCATGTCAACTTGTGTTTGTGTGATCACTTTAATCGTTGTATGCTTTTGGTGAGAAGAGGCTGTGGTTTTGTTTAACTGATTGCAGTGAGATATCAACTAATTTTAAGGTCCTCGGGTATTCTTCTGTCTTTAAACTCTAGCTGTTCAGCAAGATATTGTGATACCTGTGAAGATATATTTACTTCAATTCTTCCTGAGTTTGTTATTCTTCCTGAGTTTGTTTCTTGCCCTATGTTGCGCAAGTTATCAACAAAATTTTGAGAGAGTAAAACAGAAGTCCAATAACACAAACTTGAGATCAGCTTATGAAGATAATGACTAGAACATGTGCAGTGGGAGGCAAAAGAGAACACCCTAAAATGTTACAACAATCGGTGGCAAAAGAGAACATTTGCCAATGACATTCCTAACTActaatattttcaatttgattgtCCAACAGTTCGTGGCTACGTCCTCTGCTTTTCTGGAAGAAACTTGGTAGCATCTGCTACCAGAAAACAGCAAGCAGAGTAACCAAGACAATGACCGAGCAAATTAAAGCCTGCACCAATATGATTTTCAGcacaaggaaaaacaaaatctcatTACAATTAAAATGAAAGGCAAAAGCATTTTTGGTGTCATTCTTACTGCAATCGCAGATGCTGCAAGGCCAGGTCGCTCTCTGGGGCCTTTAAGataatttccaaaataaagCACAGTAGCATAATACCATATTGGTGGAAAAGCAAATCCCAAGAGAAACCTATTTATAAGACGcattcaaactcaaaaacatcAATCTCTTCTGTCCTTTAATTGGAAGGAAAAAGTAAGCAGCTTGGAATTATAGAACTCACGAGAACCATCCAAtgccacaaccaaagcatgcAAGAGGCTTATCATACGTCCCATCTACCAACGACAAGCCCCTTCCCTCAATTTGCAGTTGCACAATTTCTTTGTCATCAGAATCTCCACCTATAACAACCCTATTTAGTATTTAGTATTTACACACCACAGAcaagaattttttatataaaaaaactgacCATATTGCTCCTTCACTGTGATCTCAGTGTcgtttttcttgtttgaaaaTGGTGCTTCTGTCATCCCTGTGCTGCTCTCATGCATGATCAACTCCACCAAATTTTTAATAAGAACATTCCTGTGAGTAAATGCACAAAAGTTTGAAATTTCGAAGAAAGTCCATGCttttatatatgattttttgtGTTCACAAACTGCAAGAGAGAAAAGGCCTCGAACTTGTATTGtgtccaaaaagaaaaggtctCCAACGagggagaaagaggaaaaaagtatcactttttgtttcttgtataaataaaacgGTTCCCTCTTTTCAACCGAAACAACTGCcactttgtttttggatttATTAAACAAGTCTATCACTGCATGAGTTATTATATTATACAATCTGTAATATTCTTCTAGACAATTGTTTAGACATATAAAAGCgacaatttaatttctttttcatgtaTTTGTGATGTGAACCATAATTCATATTATTGTTCGTCTGCTGaacaaaccaaaagaaaatggttaATTCTACTAACTTTGGACATAGCCCCACTAACAGGTATGTATTATCTTTAGGGTTGTTGGTGAGGTGCCAAATTAACAGCAATTGAACACCAAAACAAATACAATTAGCCTCACATAAAATGAAAGAACTAATTTTTAATGTAATTTTCGTTAAAGATATTAAAGATTAGAAATTGCTGAGTTTGAATTTATTACAGATGAGTATAGAATCAGATAGATATTAGATTATTCAAATGAAAACCTAATTAAAAACGAAAAACGTAATGAAGAAATATGCATTACAGACTCGAGTCAGAATGTCAAATCAAACCTAAACCTAATCCAACGGCCAAAATCACACCACACATACAAAAACGCATGCCaagaaaaccaaccaaaaataaaataaaaaaaattaattttgttattcGACACAGACGcacgctctctctctctctctctctaaaactcaaaatggaaCCTAATGAAAACCAACTGAGCTCCTACTTCCAAcaccccaccaccaccaccggcACCGGCACCGCCGCAACTGTCACAGCCACAAACACTGCATCACCGACCAATGGGCTCTTGCCAAATACCCACTCCACTGATGGGTCCCACATGGTGTACTCTCACTCGGTGCCCTCCTCAGCGGTAACCTCGCCACTTGAGCCCGCGAAAAGGAAGCGAGGAAGGCCCAGAAAGTATGGCACACCGGAACAGGCTTTGGCAGCCAAGAAGGCGGCGACGACGTCATCTCACTCCTCATCCTCTAAGGAGAAAAAGGACCACCATGGCTCTGCCTCGCCTTCTTATTCTGGGTCTACCAAGAAATCTCAGCACTTTTCTCTTGGTGGGTTGCAAATAGCCTTTTGGATTTtgtatggtttggttgtgaaATTTGTTGTCTTTATTGCAAATTGCTTCAATTTCTATATGTGTTTCAAACTTTTGGTTGCATTGTCTTGGAAAGATTCACACTTGGTTGTTCTGGGTGGGTATTCTGGAAATACCCTATTTGTGTTTGGTTGggaaatttttgtttctaggagGGTTCTTTTGCAAACTGCTCCAGTTTTATGTGGGCTTTTTAATATCCATTGTTTCTTAGTGCTTGCCCTCTTTGCTATTAgttctttttggttttattttttcatggTTTATTGTGAATTCGTTGTAGTTTAGAGGGTTTTGCTGCAGTGCCTGAGTTTATACATGTTTTTGGTTGCATTGTTTATATGCCTGTTTAGTGTCTTCACTCTCCGTGTTCTATCCAGTTTCTGTTATGTAGGTCTATCATAATTCAACTTAACTAGTTCCAAATGATGGGCATAGTTGAAACATTAATTTTGAAATAGAATAGTATGACCTCCACTTGTTCAAATGAGAAGCTTTTGGGGAAATACAAAGAGAACATAATATAATTGGTAATTTTTATTCACATGAACCAAATTTCTCTCCAGATCACACAGCTTATGGAGTGGAAACTTTGGTTGGCTTGAGAGAAAGATATTGATAAGAAACTCGTACAAGCTCCTGTCTGGATAAAAGATTTTCTGCCCCTCCCGAATGAAAACGTGTGTGAGGCATATGTCAATATTATAGTGCAAAGTGGCAATTTTTAGCAACCGGGAACAATCACGATGCATGAAAAAGTAATTTCAATGGTTTAATGGAAGTATAAAACTGGGATTGCTCGTTGAATTTCTATCAGTAGATGAGACAAGTTTTTTGTGGTTTGCAagacttttttgttttgttctttagAATTCTAGAACTTCTCACACTTACTGTTAGATTTtacattgagaatggagataATAACTAGACATTTAGTTCACAGTGGTTAGTTGATCTAAAACCTATTTGCATTTAAGAATGTTGTATATTACTTGCCGaatatgaattttttcttCCCACTTCTGAAGGTCCTTTCTGTCccagtatttatttataaccTCTATTATTCTGTGATTTAATgtaaaattaggaaaaaaaaaaggcttggTTAAAGCTTAGGTGACCAGCTAACCTACCCTATTTTCCTTGTATAATGTTTTCATTTGCTCATAAGaagtatatatgttttattgaATGCTGTTTAaatgtctttttcttgtttgacaATGTGggtataaataattataatttaacaCACTCATGTTGTGCTTTTCCTCTTAATTGGTTGATGTAGGCAATGCAGGGCAAGGTTTTACACCACATGTTTTAACTGTAGCTGCTGGGGAGGTATGCATGTCCTAATCCTTTCAAACTCACCCTTTTCTTCCATAAATTGCAGATACTGGATTGTAGCTCTTTCGTTTCTGATTGCatgaaaaacttttttttcttttcacatcTGTGTTTCAA comes from Prunus dulcis chromosome 6, ALMONDv2, whole genome shotgun sequence and encodes:
- the LOC117632981 gene encoding uncharacterized protein LOC117632981, translating into MHESSTGMTEAPFSNKKNDTEITVKEQYGGDSDDKEIVQLQIEGRGLSLVDGTYDKPLACFGCGIGWFSFLLGFAFPPIWYYATVLYFGNYLKGPRERPGLAASAIAALICSVIVLVTLLAVFW
- the LOC117630004 gene encoding c-Myc-binding protein homolog → MMHYKEEKEAKKEAFRKYLESSGVLDALTKVLVALYEQNDKPSSALEFVQQKLGGPSVSEYEKVQAELSELQKKYSTLLAAHQETCTELEGLKSSQVANVAPVSIKDKETTDEEALKEKF